The Brassica oleracea var. oleracea cultivar TO1000 chromosome C6, BOL, whole genome shotgun sequence genomic interval AGTTGTCAAACTCTTGTTTATCTCTAATCTATCGACTATATGGTTATTTAGGAAACAAGGAGAGGTTTGGTGGTCGTTTAAAGTCGAAGGAAACCAAAACCAAGAAGAGAATTGTAAATATTCGATGTTGCAAGGAATATCTTCGGTCACTCAGACCGATTGAATTTGTACATTGTTGTTTACTCTTAGTATTGTCACTGTTGTAGCTTGAATTTTTGGTTAGACTGAATGTATATCGCCATGTTAAAATTATTGTTTGAATTGTAATTTGAATCTGTTGTTGGAATTTGTATATGGCTAGGTTACTTGAATTGTTGTTTGAATTTATATTTGAATTGTGGTTTGAATTAACTTCATGACTTGCGGTAACACTGAATGTACATGGCTAGATTGTCGGATAGGTGCATTTGCTTGTTGTTTGTAACTTGCTGAGTTGCGGTTTGTACACTTATTCAAGTTCAGTGTTGTTTGGTCACTTGTTGAGTTGATGCTGTCAGAATTGATCAAAGTTTGCTATTGTTTGTTAAGTTATGGTTAAACTTGTCTTGTTCTATTTTTTTTGTTAATCTTGTCTTGTTTGTTATGTTTCTGATTAAGCTTGTCTTGTTTTGTTTCTGATTTTTGGTTAACATGGCGATGAGTCTGGTGCTTGTATGATGGTGAAGTTTGAAGAAGCCGAAATTAATAAGTGCATAGGGAAAACATTGCGATTCTGCGGATTCAAGTTCTACTCTTTTCCAATGATTATTAGTTTATTGCGTATTGTATGTTCTTGTGCATAGGAATGGTTATTAGTTTAGCTAGTCTTGTGTAGTACGAAATTGAATCATGCTAGGTTCTCGTTTGTTGTTTTGATATTGCTTTATCGTTTAGTCTAATATGACATGAACCATAATACTTTAAATTGAACTATTAGACTTTTAAGTGATCGTAACTTAAGTAGAGCTTAGATATTAAAATTTACTTAGAATACTTGGCCAATAGGGAATAAAGAAATAATTGTTAGATTTTTAATAATACATAAAAATACAATGAAAAACTCTAACAAATAAAACCTGAACTCACGGAACCAAGTATCTCATGACTTATCGTGATTGTGTGAGGAAAACCAAAACACAGAGACGAAATTTGAGAGACCAAGAAAGCAAGAGATGGATCCTAATTTCAAACCATTGGATATATGTAACTTTGAAACTCAGCGACTGTTAGGAGCTTTTAATGCTGTTGCTGAGACTGAGATTGCTTGTTCTGAGGGAATAATCAAGAAAGGAAACAAAGGATAATTGAAGTAGTTGATGATGAAGATGATAGTGATGTTGAAATCACTATTACCATATAATATGGTGCATCTTCTGAGAAACATTTATTTCCCAAGCAAAGGCTTGGAGCTTCGTGATACTTGGCTCCAAATAGTAACTTCTTCCTTGAGCTTTAAGATATGTCTGGCAACCTAGTATGATTTAACAGTATTTAAACCACTCTTCGTATAGCTCCAACAATATGTGTCTTGATGTGGGGTTCAACTTATAGCCAAACTTCGAATTAAGGGTATATCTTCATGCACAACAAAACTCTCCAGCATTTCAACATCTCACCCTTTAGAATCTTCTCTAATGAAATCACTAAATATCATTTTGGGATGGACTGCTAGAACATTAGGCCTGGCCAGCCTTGCATGTGAAGTAGGAATCCAAGGATCTTCACATGCCTTCACCTCAAAACATGAATGAATCTTCTATCTTATTCCTAATAGCAATAATTTCCGCGCAGCTGATAATCTAGTCTATACATGTGAAGGGGTATATAGATAGCACTATTTCGCAAAGGTGAACCAAATCTATAATATCTGCTGCAAAAAATCCGAGCCAAAAGGGAATATGGATATTGGACCAATGAATTCCTCTTTTGGGTGGATTGAAGCTCACCAAAAGTGTGAAATGGCATTCGTTAAGTTTTTATAGATGCTCAAAGAGAGAAAGATGATGGACATAACATATGTCAGGAGAGCTAACACAATGGATTTGATAAGGATTTCCTTTCCTCCTTTTGATACCCACCGGCTTGACCATCCATTTACTTTGATTCGCAGAAGAAGGCAAAAAAATTGCATTTCGAACCACTGATATCTTCGGGTATCTCCAAATAAGTCCACATACCACCTTCATGTTGGATTCCGAGAGAATCTTTGATTGCTTGTTTTTGATCCCTAAAAGTTATCTTACCAAAGAGTATATATAACTTTTCATAGTTAATGCATTGTTTTGAGGTTCTCCCATAAATCCTTACTGCTTTCATAACTTCTTTACATTCAGAGGACTCCGCCTTACAAAAGAAAAGCTATCATTAGGAAAAAGATAGACATAGGGGGACTCACGCGGGAGGCGCGCATCCCCGATATTTTCCTTGACTCTCAACATGATTAATAAGACTAATGAACCTTCCGTTCTATGAAAAGAGATAAAGTATCTCATTGACGCAGTCCCCTTTCCAGGACAATATTCCTTTTAACTGGCCATTCATGAGAACCTTATACTTAACATATGAGATACATCGCATAATCCAATCGATCCAAGTTGTAGAAAAGCCTATATTTTCCTTTACAACTCTAATAAAGTTTCATTCCATCATGTCATAATATTTGCTAGTATTTGATTTGATTGATATTCTTTTGGTCATATTTTCTAGTTTTGTTCGAAGCGTATGAAACATCTCGTAAGCAATCATAATGTTATCTGTGATATGTCGCCCATAAACAAAAGATGGTTGAGTTTCTGAGATATGAGCATGTGGATATTTCTTTAGGGTGGAGAACTTATCAGTATTTTGTTGGAACTCGTTTTTGACAAAATTATTTTAGACCATTTTCGGCAAGTTTCCGGGCGAAAACGTTCTCCAGAATGCTGGACATTATGAAGTAGTGTAACAGCATGTCAAAATCAGATTTGATTTGTATAAGAACTAAAAGTTCAAAATAGGTTTCTTAAAGAGTTTAAAATGTAACACTTGTAAAATATCCCACATTATAGTATAAAACATTTATGTTGTGGGTGTCGGCTGTGTTGCACAGTTACGGATGAAAAAGTTATATTGTCCGGTTTAGTAAAAAAATGTTACTTCCTCCTTTTATAGATTGTTCATATGTTTGGCCTACTTTTGCAACAGAATTGTAGACGATAAAGACTCTGCATATATGTTTTCCAAAATTCGAGATATTTCATATCCCAAGGACATATAATAGAATTGCGGACTCTTAGCTAAGACTGTGAGATCTTTTCATAGAGAGCTTTGTTACATTGGTTTTTCTATTCCGGTCTAGTTACCCAGACTACTTCAAGTTTGTGTAATAGAATAGTCGTTTGTTGTAAAAAAAAGATTGTACGTGTTTTTTTTTAAATTCCTACTGTGGACATTTACATAATCCACCATAAACTTAAGAGACAAATTGGCTTCTATGCCCTTAATGACCATCGTATTTAAGGATCTACACCTCAAGTGAAGAATCTAAAATCGTTCCAATTTTACCCCTATCTCCCTACACCCCTTGGTATATAGCTGTGTAAGCATCTTCTGACACCATCTGATTTCTCCTTCCCCCAAGACAAGCAATACACACAAATCGAAGAGGCTTGATGTGTTGGAGATTTCCATTTAAAATTTTTCCGAAGCAACCTTTAGGATTTCTAATTCAACTTAGTTCCTCAAAATAATGAACAAAATACTTTTTGGGTAAACATTTTGTCTATTCCTCTTTCATTCTGAAGTTATTGTCATCAAAATCCAATGAAAACAATGCTTCTTAGTATTAGGGTTTATCTTTCTTAGAGAAAATTGGAGAAAAAAATTTATGGTTAGAATTTTTAGCTTTATTTTCATTATGGAAACTATATATTTTGTTAGCTGTTATAAACAAATACTGTAAATTGCAAAGGTTAATGAGTTGTGAAATGATTATATATTTAATTTGTTAGTTGATACATTGTTGTAAACATGATTTATTAGTTGATATGTGAATTATTGCATGATACACATTTTGTTAGTTGATACACGACTTAGGGCAAAAAGGAGTATCCACTAGCATCAGTGTTATTCATTCTCTTAGCATGAAACAAATAATCAGAACTTGTTAACAAAACATGTAGCTGTTACATAGTTTCTTATATGTTACAAAGTAAACCGTTACTATATATTGGATATGTAACATAACATATTAGCTGCTAAATAATATTTTATTGTTAATCGTGTATATCGCAATTTGAACTTCTATATATTTATGTCACCATATTTATTTAGTTATCAAATAATATTTATGTTCTAGTGGATCTTCATTTTCATCGGATCCGAAAAACTAGAGTTGATGGCTATTAAAAATTCAAAATGAAAATTAATAGCTAAGAACAATTTGTTTATGTTGAGATTTTAATTTCTCCATCAAATTGATTAAATTAACAACAAAAATCATATTATCAAAAAGAATAAGAGAAAATGAAATGTTTTTTAAGAACAAAAATTGTAGGAAAAAAGAAATTGTAATAGAAAAAAAAGTATAAAAAAGTGGAGACAAGAGAAAATAGAATGTTATGTCAGATGAACAGAGTTCTAAAGGAAAGAGAATCAGAGAAAAAAAAGAGTGTCAGAGAAAAAATATATTCACATGATGAAGAAAGCGTGAAGGGAGAGTATAATGGTCAAGGCCATACCAAAATATATGAGAAAGTACCTTTGAGTCTAATCAGAGGTGATTCTCTAATTTCAATCCCTAATTGGGATATTCACCTAAATCTCCCTAAACTTAATATGTGCCAAATTTAACTAAAACAAAAATCGTTTCGTGAACACATTTAATCATTTAATTAGGTTTTATTTTCTGTGGGGTCAAAAGAGAAAATTCAGTGGCTAAATTTTCAAAAATCATATCATTTTCATGTAAAATTTTACAATAAATGTGTAATAGAAAATTTGCGAATATCGTTCTATATAAATTAATGTCTAAGAGATTTTTATATTAGTCCCCAAGCTAGATAAGTGCGGGTTTATAATCAATTCAAATGGAACTCTGAAGATGTTTTACGAACAAGTTTCTGATAAGAACTTCGGGTATGAACAATTGAAATTTGGCAGATTGTACTTGTGTCAGATGCTCATCACTTGCAAAAAAATAAAGAAGAGGAGAATGTACAACTTGTCTCACAGAAGAAATGTAAACAGGGTATGAAAAATAGACTTAGGCTGAATCAGTTTCCTCGAAGAAGTTTTTGAACTCAAGAAGCCTTGACGATTGCCTTCCTGCTTTCCCTTCACCACCAAATGAAAACACACACATGACCAAAGATTTCAGCTGTATGAAAGGAAGCATGAGAGTTAAGGAGCAAGGTGAATAAGGTAATGTACCTTTGCAGCGTCTTTGAGAGGTCCCCAACACTCAATCCGATTGTATTTAGGTGTGCTTGAATGGAAATAAACCCATACATAAGCATCCATTAGCTCAGGGTTCTCTCTAAACATGACTGAATCTCCATAGATCACAGCTTTTAGCCCCTATGAACCACAATGCCAAAGAGTTTACGACAACTCATTTCTGCATTTCTTTTGTACCAATTAGACCAAAAAAAAAAAAAAAGAAGGAAGAAAACTAACCAAAGGCAGTTCCTTGGAGAATATGTGATACCTAAGCTCTGCAGCCATATCCTGCAATAAACTAAGCCCACTAACACAACAATGAATATGTAACCGCAACTCGTCATTCACCTTCTTCCACTCAGCAACCACATCGTCTTTCTTGTACCAGCCTTCTAGTTGATCCAGGTTGATGACGTTTGAGATGGTTAAGGTCAAGTTAGCGGTGAAGTCACAGTGTGAAAGAATATATGTGCGTGGTGTTATAATCCCTCCGCTAGCTTTAGCCTCCAATATCTCCCCTAAGAACTCCACTTTGAGCTTTGAGGAATCAAAGTTTGCTTGTGGAACTAAAAGCCTTACAGCCTAATTCACAATCATTAACATGAAGAGTTCAATTTCATATAACAGTGAGATCGAGTTCAGAAGTGAATCTATGATCAGATATTTTCGCAATTCGCCTCTCTCAGTCCACAAATATGGGCGAAAATTTTCAAAAAAAAAAGAAAAAAGAAGATCTTTGGCTCACCTCGGAAACTAAAGTATTGTGGGAGATGCCACCGTCGCTAATGGCTGAGCTTCGAGGAACCCTAATTCTTGTCTTCAGGAGCTTGCCGCAGGAACGGTGATGGTGGCCGATGAATTTTCGATTGGGACAAAACAGAACTGGATTGTGGTAATAAGGAAGGATGTGAGAGGCCATGAGAGGAAGGAACGTAACAGCAGGGTTAATGCATGAGCTGATCCTTCTTCATTGTTCATCTTCCACCATTTTTGTCTTCGAGAGAGATAGATATGTGGGAGAGCAGATGTTATTATTCAAAGATACACAGCCACAAACTGAGTTGCGGAGCTTTTTTCTCCACACAATCAACAATTTACAATTCATTTGAGATTTTCTCCAAATATTATTATCTTTTCTTAATAGGTTACTAGTAAGACCCGTGCCTTGAGGATGATAAAATATTTATTTAAAAACTTATATTTTTATATTGTAAAATCTGATTATTTCTGAGGGTCTTTGCGGATCTGGTTTAATTCGGTTCGATTCGGACTGGATTTTTGCGGGCCTGGTTCAGGTTTGAGTTCACATAACCTATTTAAATTTTTTCTAAAATTAAAGTTTTCATATACTTTAAATTTTTTAAAATTTTAAAATAAAAATAATATATACCATATAAATTTGAATAATATATGCCAAAATACTTAAACTTAACATAAAAATTGGTTTAGTTTAAATATTTGGATAAAAAATCAATAGATATTTTAAGTATTTTAGGTATTTTAAGTATCGTTTAGCTATTTAAAACATGTACTTATAACTATTTGTATATATTTCCAAGTATTTTGAACAACTTATAAACATCTTATATATTTTTTATATATTTTTAGATATTAAGTATTAAAATAATTAATATATTTAAGTATATAAATCTTGTTCGGATATATTCGGATATCCGAAATATTTCAGATCGGGTTTGTTATAGTTCTCTAGATACCAAAGTTTTGAACCCATTCGGATATCTAACCAATTTTGGTTAAAGTTCAGTACTATTTTTTGGATAGGCTTTGGTTCGGTTTTTTGGATTCAAATTTTTTTGCCCAATCCTATATTTTTATTGCTACAAAATTTTAAACGAAAATGATTTTGGTTAATATTGATTTTGGGTATTAAACAATTTTTAAACCAAAACACATTTTACTATGTACGTGACTCATTTAGTTAATCATTAAAAAACTGTTCTATGCCCATTTAAAGAAAACAATGGCCTGAACTTTAAAAATGCTACCATTTCAAATTGTAAATCGACACTTTCAAATATTCTATGTCGGTGTTGTGAAGAATAGAAAGGAGATTAGGGTTAGGAAATCAAATTTGTTGTGCAATTGATGTTCTCGCAAAGTAATTTCAATAGTTTCTAAATAAATCTTAGTTGTATCGATCTCTCGTAAGATTTTTGAACAATATTAATTAATAAAATCTTGCACTTGCTAGAGTAATGAATTATTTCTCAATTAATATATAGGAAATTAAGGTAATCACATAAATCAACATAATACCTCTTGTTTATTTATAGCTAGGTGTTTTCCTGCACCATGTGCAGTAAGAAATTTTTTAAATCTAATTTATATTTAAAAATAAAATTTATTAAATATTATAAATTTTACTATTTTCTTACTAATATTTAATATAGATTTGATATATATTAAATCAATTTGTATAAAACTAATAAAAATGATATAAAATTGTATATTTATCAAAAATTTGCTAAACAATATTTATAAAATTTGTAGATATATAATAAACTAATGATCTTACGATTAGATATTTAACTTTTTCTAAATTGTAGAAATTTTTGAAAGCTTTGGTAATACAAATTGTATAATTATACAAAATTAATAATATTTCAAAATTTGAAATGTTATATATGAATATATTTATTTGATAGATGATGTATGAGCTATTACCCTATTTAAAAAAAGTTTACCAAAAAGAAATATCAATATTAAATGTAATATATGAATTATTACCATATTCTAATAAGTTTGCAAAAAATATAACTCAACATTAAATAAAATTATTCATGTCATATTTTTTCGGAAGCCATGTCATCAATTTCAGTAGCCATGTCATATTTGTTTTGTAAAATTGATTGTAGAGATGACATGTGGCAAAATCACTTCGCAAATATAGTCTAGGGGATATGTTTATGGTAAATAAATCAAAATAATTATTTTATATGTTTTATATGCTATATAATTATATTCATTGATAGTGACATAACTATATAGTATTTTTAATATAAATATTTATTATTGAGATTTCTTACTTATATGGTTTTATTAACATTTGTATAAAACTCAATTTGAGATAAAAGAGAATGAGCTGCGAGACTAGGGTTTTGGCGAGAAACGAAACTAGGGCTTTGAATTCGGAGGATCAGGATGCCATGATGGATGTGGGGGAGAGATCGAGACCGCCAGGAGACCCGCCCGATAGGGTGACCACATGGGCAGCAAAGGCGGTGGGTACGACGGCAGGAGGTATGCCGGTTCCAGAGGCTTTGATTGATGATGTGTTTGTGTCGAGAAGGCTCAGAGTAGATTTTCCGAATGGAGAAGATGGAGAACCATCGATCACGATTGAGAACGAGGTACTTGAAGCAATGAACGGGATGTGGAAGCAGTGTATGATTGTTAGGGTTTTGGGGAGGAATGTTCTGATCTCTGCCTTGAGTAGGAAGCTAAGGGAATTATGGAGTCCGAAGGGATCGATGTATGTGATGGACCTACCTCGACAGTTCTTCATGGTCCGTTTTGAGAAGGAGGATGAATATCTGGAGGCATTAACAGGAGGACCATGGAGGGCTTTCGGAAGTTACCTCATGGTGAGAGCCTGGTCACCGGAGTTCGATCCGCTAAGAGATGATATCGTTACAACACCGGTCTGGATCAGATTAACAAATATCCCAGTGAACTTTTATCACCGATCGATCTTTATTGGAATTGCTAAGGGGTTGGGCAGGCCGATCTGTGTGGATCAAACTACATTGAACTTCGAAAGGGCTCGTTTTGCGAGAATTTGTGTGGAGGTGAATCTAGCTAAACCTTTGAAAGGAACGGTGTTGATTAATGGTGAGAGATACTTCGTAGCGTATGAGGGACTATCGGAGATCTGTTCAAAGTGTGGTATCTATGGACACTTGGTACATGGTTGCC includes:
- the LOC106296745 gene encoding protein STAY-GREEN LIKE, chloroplastic, which gives rise to MASHILPYYHNPVLFCPNRKFIGHHHRSCGKLLKTRIRVPRSSAISDGGISHNTLVSEAVRLLVPQANFDSSKLKVEFLGEILEAKASGGIITPRTYILSHCDFTANLTLTISNVINLDQLEGWYKKDDVVAEWKKVNDELRLHIHCCVSGLSLLQDMAAELRYHIFSKELPLGLKAVIYGDSVMFRENPELMDAYVWVYFHSSTPKYNRIECWGPLKDAAKGKQEGNRQGFLSSKTSSRKLIQPKSIFHTLFTFLL
- the LOC106297129 gene encoding uncharacterized protein LOC106297129, which codes for MSCETRVLARNETRALNSEDQDAMMDVGERSRPPGDPPDRVTTWAAKAVGTTAGGMPVPEALIDDVFVSRRLRVDFPNGEDGEPSITIENEVLEAMNGMWKQCMIVRVLGRNVLISALSRKLRELWSPKGSMYVMDLPRQFFMVRFEKEDEYLEALTGGPWRAFGSYLMVRAWSPEFDPLRDDIVTTPVWIRLTNIPVNFYHRSIFIGIAKGLGRPICVDQTTLNFERARFARICVEVNLAKPLKGTVLINGERYFVAYEGLSEICSKCGIYGHLVHGCPKTIAERVAALPIQKERSVSVELASKQGLPEQEEGFIKARGSRRGAPPLLRPVTAMTRESHEEVDRNGRGTKHIKETENLVLSNKYGSLGTDTNTGEPSEEVISGEGDKENQEVNIQNAKGRPGGVFRDSVEVKVMPKLLQLRDEGLENPMEIIRSETEKQMVEEPTTVQVEEVVGSLA